A genomic region of Exiguobacterium oxidotolerans JCM 12280 contains the following coding sequences:
- a CDS encoding cation transporter has protein sequence MKETTLHVIGMTCNHCKASVESALNELDGVTTATVSLPDNSVTVVHEDVTQERLVEAIEEIGYDVAPV, from the coding sequence ATGAAAGAAACGACTTTACACGTCATCGGTATGACATGTAACCACTGTAAAGCAAGTGTCGAATCGGCACTGAACGAACTGGACGGCGTCACAACGGCGACTGTTTCGCTCCCTGACAATTCAGTCACTGTCGTCCATGAAGATGTCACACAAGAACGTCTAGTCGAAGCCATCGAAGAAATCGGCTATGACGTCGCACCCGTTTAA
- a CDS encoding heavy metal translocating P-type ATPase, with translation MSKTIELNIEGMTCAACSARIEKVLNRMDGVDATVNLPLETARIAVPDELDEQAIIDKIKKVGYGATIKSAPHEKVQDRRMLYRFFIAALLSLPLLLSMVSHIPNSPVHLTFLMNPWLQFALATPVQFIIGAPFYVGAYKSLRSGSANMDVLVALGTSAAYFYSVAEMLIHPVMPNLYFETSAILITLVLLGKVLEDRAKQQTTGAIKSLLSLQATDAVVLDNGTERTVAIDQIQPGMQIVVKPGQKIPMDGMILSGDAYLDESMLTGEPLPAHKGADDTVIGGTLNTNGNLLIEATKVGQETMLANIIRVVEQAQTEKAPIQRQADRISGIFVPIVVAIALITLGAWWLTAGSFAEAIRPAIAVLVIACPCALGLATPTSIMVGTGKGAEHGVLFKGGAQLESLQHVDAVVFDKTGTLTVGRPVVVETFGNEQALDFAAAIEKKSEHPLAHAITEERDVVFDIEQFQVDAGRGVSGMILGRNILVGSERMMRDQQFDVPDWSSAGATFVYVAVDGHVEAGYAIRDELKPTTKHVIAQIQQTKAVYLLTGDRKDVALNLATELGIPTNHVFADILPIEKADHIKALQDAGHRVAMVGDGINDAPALATADVGIALGSGTDVALEAADVTLLGHDLQQVATAIRLSEQTMKNIRQNLFFALAYNTIGIPVAFLGLLAPWLAGAAMAFSSVSVVTNALRLKRTPLTKGGTHS, from the coding sequence ATGTCAAAAACAATCGAATTGAACATTGAAGGCATGACATGCGCCGCCTGTTCAGCCCGAATCGAAAAAGTCCTGAATCGGATGGACGGTGTCGATGCGACGGTCAACTTACCACTCGAGACGGCGCGGATTGCAGTCCCCGACGAACTCGATGAACAAGCAATCATTGATAAAATCAAGAAGGTCGGTTATGGCGCGACCATTAAGTCGGCCCCTCATGAAAAAGTGCAAGATCGGCGGATGCTCTATCGTTTTTTCATCGCCGCCTTGCTGTCGTTACCACTCTTACTCAGTATGGTGTCGCACATTCCAAATAGTCCGGTCCATCTGACGTTCCTGATGAATCCGTGGCTCCAGTTCGCACTGGCTACACCCGTTCAATTCATTATCGGGGCACCGTTCTATGTTGGTGCCTATAAGAGTCTCCGGAGCGGTAGTGCCAACATGGATGTCCTCGTCGCACTCGGGACGTCAGCCGCTTACTTTTATTCGGTCGCAGAAATGCTCATCCATCCGGTAATGCCGAATCTTTACTTTGAAACAAGTGCCATCTTAATTACACTCGTCCTTCTTGGTAAAGTACTCGAAGATCGGGCAAAACAACAAACGACCGGTGCGATCAAAAGTCTCTTGTCCCTGCAGGCAACGGATGCCGTCGTCCTCGACAACGGCACGGAACGCACGGTCGCGATTGATCAGATTCAACCCGGCATGCAGATCGTCGTCAAACCGGGACAGAAAATTCCGATGGACGGAATGATTTTATCCGGTGATGCCTATCTCGATGAATCAATGCTGACTGGTGAACCGCTTCCAGCGCATAAAGGTGCCGATGATACCGTCATTGGCGGAACCTTGAATACGAATGGGAATTTGTTGATTGAAGCAACGAAAGTCGGTCAGGAGACGATGCTTGCGAACATCATCCGTGTCGTTGAACAAGCGCAGACAGAAAAAGCGCCAATCCAACGACAAGCCGATCGGATTTCCGGCATCTTCGTGCCAATCGTCGTCGCCATCGCCCTCATCACACTTGGTGCTTGGTGGTTGACGGCCGGCTCATTTGCTGAAGCAATTCGTCCTGCGATTGCTGTCCTCGTCATTGCTTGTCCCTGTGCATTAGGACTCGCAACCCCGACATCCATCATGGTCGGAACAGGTAAAGGTGCTGAGCATGGTGTGCTTTTCAAAGGTGGTGCCCAGCTTGAATCGTTACAACATGTTGATGCCGTCGTTTTCGATAAAACAGGTACACTAACCGTCGGACGCCCTGTCGTCGTCGAGACGTTCGGGAACGAACAAGCACTCGACTTCGCAGCAGCCATCGAAAAAAAATCAGAGCATCCGCTCGCGCATGCGATTACCGAAGAACGGGATGTCGTGTTCGATATTGAACAGTTTCAAGTCGATGCCGGCCGCGGTGTCAGCGGGATGATTCTCGGTCGCAACATCCTGGTTGGTTCTGAACGAATGATGCGGGATCAACAGTTCGATGTCCCGGACTGGTCTTCTGCCGGCGCGACATTCGTCTATGTCGCTGTCGACGGGCACGTTGAAGCTGGTTACGCGATTCGCGATGAACTGAAGCCGACGACGAAACACGTCATCGCTCAAATTCAACAGACAAAAGCAGTCTATCTCTTGACGGGTGACCGAAAAGACGTTGCCCTCAATCTAGCGACGGAACTCGGTATTCCAACAAACCATGTGTTTGCAGATATCTTACCCATCGAAAAAGCTGATCACATCAAAGCCCTTCAAGATGCGGGACACCGCGTCGCCATGGTTGGTGACGGAATTAACGATGCGCCAGCGCTTGCGACGGCTGACGTCGGAATCGCTCTTGGTAGCGGGACGGATGTCGCCTTAGAAGCAGCTGACGTCACACTGCTTGGACACGATTTACAACAAGTCGCAACGGCGATTCGGTTGAGTGAACAGACGATGAAGAACATTCGCCAAAATCTCTTTTTCGCACTCGCCTATAATACGATCGGGATCCCCGTTGCTTTTCTCGGACTTCTCGCTCCGTGGCTCGCCGGAGCAGCGATGGCATTTAGCTCTGTTTCCGTCGTCACGAATGCGTTACGCTTAAAACGTACCCCACTCACTAAAGGAGGAACTCACTCATGA
- a CDS encoding metal-sensitive transcriptional regulator has product MQHDHPLVPRSSEEQEALNKRLKRIEGQVRGIANMVAEDRYCIDILTQTASIQAALRQVELQVIERHVKMCMHDAATGQKDTDLYVDELMSVIARLKK; this is encoded by the coding sequence ATGCAACATGATCATCCGCTCGTCCCCCGCTCTTCTGAAGAGCAGGAAGCATTAAATAAACGTTTGAAGCGTATCGAAGGGCAAGTCCGTGGTATCGCCAACATGGTCGCCGAAGATCGGTATTGTATCGATATTTTGACACAGACGGCATCGATTCAAGCCGCCCTTCGTCAAGTCGAACTACAAGTCATCGAACGTCATGTCAAGATGTGTATGCATGATGCAGCTACCGGACAGAAAGACACAGATCTTTATGTCGACGAACTGATGTCCGTCATCGCCCGACTCAAGAAGTAA
- a CDS encoding DHA2 family efflux MFS transporter permease subunit has protein sequence MQHEKTASNRPPYGILSVLMIGAFIAFLNNTLLNIALPSIMKDLNIETSTVQWLSTGFMLVNGILIPTSAFLIQKFSVRRLFILAMTLFSLGTILAGFASEFPVLLAGRMIQASGSAIMMPLLMNVMLVSFPIEKRGTAMGFFGLIMMGAPAIGPTLSGWIIEHYDWRMLFHFITPIALVVLVAGIVLLRDVKERSNAKLDFMSVVLSSFGFGGLLYGFSSAGSKGWDSPHVTIALTIGVIALVSFILRQLRMERPMLNFKIYQYPMFALSSAISIVVTVAMFSGMLLLPIYVQNIRGISPLDAGLMLLPGAILMAVMSPINGKLFDKIGGRPLAITGLFITVVTSYFFSQLKMDTTYTHLIILYSLRMFGMSMVMMPVSTNGLNQLPTRYYPHGTAMNNTLQQVSGAIGTALLVTIMSTHAKTRGTELAQEAAQNMTSQPTAEAAAALKQQIMMQATLDGINYAFLVSTFIAGVAFILSFFIKRATQAEDIISGRSRNEQIIKPQVSNQ, from the coding sequence ATGCAACACGAAAAAACTGCTTCTAATCGCCCCCCCTACGGTATCCTTTCCGTATTGATGATTGGAGCCTTCATCGCTTTTTTAAATAACACGTTACTTAACATCGCCCTTCCTTCGATCATGAAGGATTTGAACATCGAGACGTCGACCGTCCAGTGGCTGTCGACTGGTTTCATGCTCGTCAACGGGATCTTAATTCCGACATCTGCTTTTCTGATTCAGAAATTTTCTGTTCGTCGTCTGTTCATCCTCGCGATGACATTATTCTCACTCGGTACAATCCTTGCCGGGTTCGCAAGTGAATTCCCCGTCCTGTTGGCAGGACGAATGATTCAGGCTTCTGGTTCAGCAATCATGATGCCGCTCTTGATGAACGTCATGCTCGTCAGTTTCCCGATTGAAAAACGTGGGACGGCGATGGGCTTCTTCGGACTCATCATGATGGGTGCACCAGCAATCGGACCGACTTTGTCAGGTTGGATCATTGAGCACTATGATTGGCGGATGTTATTCCACTTCATCACACCAATCGCTTTAGTCGTTCTCGTCGCCGGAATCGTCTTACTCCGTGACGTCAAAGAACGGTCGAATGCTAAACTCGACTTCATGTCAGTTGTTTTATCCTCATTCGGTTTCGGTGGACTCCTCTACGGGTTTAGTTCTGCCGGCTCTAAAGGGTGGGACAGCCCACACGTCACAATCGCGCTGACAATCGGTGTGATTGCGCTCGTTTCTTTCATCCTGCGTCAGTTGCGGATGGAGCGTCCGATGTTGAACTTCAAAATTTATCAGTATCCGATGTTCGCTCTCTCATCTGCCATTTCAATCGTTGTCACGGTCGCAATGTTCTCCGGGATGTTACTCTTACCGATCTACGTCCAAAACATCCGCGGCATTTCTCCGCTCGATGCAGGATTGATGTTACTACCGGGAGCCATCCTCATGGCAGTCATGTCACCAATCAACGGAAAATTGTTCGATAAGATTGGAGGACGCCCACTCGCGATCACTGGTCTCTTCATCACTGTCGTCACGAGTTACTTCTTCAGTCAATTGAAGATGGACACGACGTATACACACTTAATCATCTTGTATTCACTCCGGATGTTCGGGATGTCGATGGTCATGATGCCCGTCTCGACAAACGGTTTAAACCAGTTACCGACACGCTACTATCCGCACGGAACGGCAATGAACAATACGTTGCAACAAGTGTCGGGTGCCATCGGAACGGCATTGCTCGTCACGATCATGTCGACGCATGCGAAGACACGTGGGACGGAACTTGCGCAAGAGGCCGCTCAAAACATGACGAGTCAACCGACAGCAGAAGCTGCTGCTGCGTTGAAACAACAAATCATGATGCAAGCAACACTTGACGGGATTAACTATGCCTTCCTCGTTTCAACGTTCATTGCGGGTGTTGCGTTCATCCTTTCGTTCTTCATCAAACGAGCGACGCAAGCGGAAGACATCATCAGCGGTCGTTCGCGTAACGAACAAATCATCAAACCTCAAGTTTCTAATCAATAA
- the ytxJ gene encoding bacillithiol system redox-active protein YtxJ: MPQLRKLQSISDFDQFVSEHDSFVICKHSTTCPISAAGFSEYTKFADATSVPTAYLLVQEARTLSNHIAEHYNVRHESPQVIFIEKGRATWSAAHYDITNDALNTHVG; this comes from the coding sequence ATGCCACAACTTAGAAAACTGCAATCGATTTCTGACTTTGATCAATTCGTTTCCGAACACGATTCGTTCGTGATCTGTAAACACAGTACGACCTGCCCAATCAGTGCCGCCGGTTTTTCTGAATACACGAAATTTGCTGACGCGACGTCAGTACCGACTGCCTACTTGCTCGTCCAAGAAGCACGGACACTGTCAAATCACATCGCCGAACATTACAACGTACGTCATGAATCACCTCAGGTCATCTTCATTGAAAAAGGACGTGCGACATGGTCTGCAGCTCATTATGACATTACGAATGATGCCTTGAACACACATGTCGGCTGA
- a CDS encoding acetolactate synthase large subunit — protein MNAAERFVACLEAEGVTHIFGVPGEENITLLDAISESDITFVTTRHETNAAFMAAMFGRLSGRAGVCLSTLGPGATNMMTGIASATMDHSPVVAITGQGATWRQHKASHQMFDLVEMYRPITKSSTSVVSGEVIPEIVRQAFAEACCEKPGATHISFPEDIAKTDVDVKTPLLRDSEPDTLHPTSVKDSAVLKQIEQAERPVVIAGFGINRGQATDVFRQFVERLGAPVVETMMGKGAISSQHALAAHTIGLPNTDYNQRILDRSDLIIAIGYDITELPPSKWNPNRTAVIHIDTNRHEIDQYYPVVANLVGPLSDTLRLLAEEIPTRAWDGWQGDRDKLRKEIQATYSMALPLHPQSIVRELEAAIGEDGMVFSDVGAHKVWLGRHFQTTRPNQLFISNGFSSMGYGLSSAIAAQLLYPDRRIFCASGDGAFLMNGQDLETAVRLKLPIVVIIWRDGTYGLIEWKQQQAYGRAPYIEFDNPDLVELAKAFGALGLRVGEHGSLSSCLEQANHSDGPVLIDCPVDYRENLKLSDRLRTYGG, from the coding sequence ATGAATGCGGCAGAACGGTTCGTCGCCTGCCTCGAAGCAGAAGGGGTCACGCACATCTTTGGTGTCCCGGGAGAAGAAAACATTACGTTGCTCGACGCCATCAGTGAATCGGATATTACGTTCGTCACGACACGCCATGAAACAAATGCTGCTTTCATGGCAGCGATGTTCGGTCGCTTAAGCGGTCGTGCCGGTGTTTGCTTATCGACGCTCGGACCAGGTGCGACAAACATGATGACGGGCATCGCAAGTGCAACGATGGACCACTCGCCCGTCGTCGCGATTACGGGACAAGGAGCGACATGGCGCCAGCATAAGGCATCCCATCAAATGTTCGATTTAGTCGAGATGTACCGACCGATCACGAAGTCAAGTACATCGGTCGTATCAGGAGAAGTCATCCCGGAAATCGTCCGTCAAGCGTTCGCCGAGGCATGCTGTGAAAAACCGGGTGCGACGCACATTTCTTTCCCGGAAGATATCGCAAAAACTGATGTCGATGTTAAGACACCCCTTTTACGGGACAGCGAACCGGATACGCTTCATCCGACATCCGTCAAAGACAGCGCCGTCTTAAAACAAATCGAGCAGGCAGAACGTCCCGTCGTGATTGCCGGTTTTGGAATCAATCGCGGACAAGCGACGGACGTGTTCCGTCAGTTCGTGGAGCGTCTTGGCGCACCTGTCGTCGAGACGATGATGGGCAAAGGTGCGATTTCTTCACAACACGCGCTTGCTGCACACACGATTGGTTTGCCGAATACGGATTATAACCAACGGATTCTTGACCGGAGTGACTTAATCATCGCGATCGGTTACGACATCACGGAGTTGCCGCCTTCGAAATGGAATCCGAACCGGACTGCTGTCATTCATATCGATACGAATCGCCATGAAATCGATCAGTACTATCCGGTCGTCGCGAATCTAGTCGGTCCCTTGTCCGATACGTTACGTTTGTTAGCAGAAGAGATTCCGACACGGGCCTGGGACGGCTGGCAAGGAGACCGCGATAAACTCCGCAAAGAAATTCAAGCGACGTATTCGATGGCCCTACCGCTTCACCCCCAAAGCATCGTCCGTGAACTCGAGGCGGCCATCGGTGAAGACGGCATGGTGTTTTCAGACGTCGGTGCGCATAAAGTATGGCTCGGCCGCCATTTTCAAACAACGCGTCCGAACCAATTATTCATTTCCAACGGCTTTTCTTCGATGGGATACGGATTATCGAGCGCGATTGCCGCGCAACTGTTATACCCGGACCGGCGTATCTTTTGCGCTTCCGGTGACGGGGCCTTTCTAATGAACGGGCAAGATCTTGAGACTGCCGTCCGGTTAAAACTTCCGATCGTCGTCATCATCTGGCGCGACGGAACGTACGGCTTAATTGAATGGAAGCAGCAACAGGCTTACGGGCGTGCTCCCTACATTGAATTCGACAATCCGGACCTCGTCGAACTGGCGAAAGCGTTCGGAGCACTCGGACTTCGTGTCGGTGAACACGGCAGTCTCTCGAGCTGTCTCGAACAGGCAAATCATAGCGACGGACCTGTTTTGATTGACTGTCCAGTCGATTACAGGGAAAATCTAAAGTTAAGCGACCGTCTACGGACGTATGGAGGATGA
- a CDS encoding NAD-dependent succinate-semialdehyde dehydrogenase produces MDGQFLIDGKWLDHDRERTDVKNPATGEIVGSVPNGTKSDVNDAVEAARQAFPAWSKRSVYERAELLEKLYAKMIEKKDELARLMTLEMGKPLAESEGEVQYAANFVKWFAEEGKRAYGRIIPSHDTNKRLHVMKQPVGVVAAITPWNFPAAMITRKMAPALVAGCTFILKPPTATPLTALRLLELCQEVGIPNGVVNAVTGSGKELGESLATHPHIDKITFTGSTEVGRTLMAQGAETIKAMSLELGGHAPILVFDDCDLDLAVAETIKSKFRNGGQTCVCGNRIYVSDSIYDTFVEKLGEATAKLKTGNGLDEETKIGPMINQAGYDKVKKHVDNATSAGARVVTGGTGTTDEEKDVYYYEATVIADVTPQMLIMNEETFGPVAPVQRVSSDEEAIHYANQTPFGLASYVFTNNYARAMRTIEQLDYGIVGWNDGVPSAAQAPFGGMKQSGIGREGGSEGLEAYLETKYVSIGGMDA; encoded by the coding sequence ATGGACGGACAATTTTTGATTGATGGAAAGTGGCTTGATCATGACCGTGAACGGACGGACGTCAAAAATCCCGCAACCGGGGAAATCGTCGGGAGTGTCCCGAACGGAACGAAATCGGATGTCAACGATGCCGTTGAAGCGGCTCGCCAAGCGTTTCCGGCCTGGTCGAAACGAAGTGTCTATGAACGCGCTGAACTTCTCGAGAAACTGTATGCGAAGATGATTGAGAAAAAGGACGAACTCGCGCGCTTGATGACGCTTGAAATGGGGAAACCACTCGCAGAATCGGAAGGGGAAGTTCAGTACGCGGCAAACTTTGTCAAGTGGTTCGCGGAAGAAGGAAAACGTGCGTACGGACGCATCATTCCCTCGCACGATACGAACAAACGACTTCATGTCATGAAACAACCGGTCGGTGTCGTCGCCGCCATCACACCCTGGAACTTCCCGGCTGCGATGATTACACGAAAAATGGCACCGGCACTCGTTGCAGGCTGTACGTTTATCCTGAAGCCACCTACCGCAACACCACTGACTGCTCTGCGCCTGCTTGAACTTTGCCAGGAAGTCGGCATTCCAAACGGTGTCGTCAACGCCGTGACGGGAAGCGGAAAAGAGCTCGGAGAATCGCTCGCAACGCATCCGCACATCGACAAAATCACATTTACCGGCTCAACAGAAGTCGGCCGGACATTGATGGCGCAAGGTGCCGAGACGATTAAAGCGATGTCACTCGAACTCGGCGGACACGCTCCGATTCTTGTGTTTGACGACTGTGACCTTGATCTCGCCGTCGCGGAAACGATTAAATCGAAATTCCGTAATGGTGGACAAACGTGCGTCTGCGGGAACCGGATCTACGTTTCTGATTCGATCTACGATACGTTCGTCGAAAAGCTAGGCGAAGCGACAGCGAAGCTTAAAACCGGGAACGGACTTGATGAAGAAACAAAAATCGGTCCGATGATCAATCAAGCCGGTTATGACAAAGTCAAAAAACACGTCGACAATGCGACGTCAGCTGGTGCCCGTGTCGTCACAGGTGGGACTGGAACGACGGATGAAGAGAAAGATGTCTACTATTATGAAGCAACGGTCATCGCTGATGTCACACCACAAATGCTGATCATGAACGAAGAGACATTCGGTCCTGTCGCTCCCGTTCAACGTGTCAGCTCTGACGAAGAAGCCATTCACTATGCCAATCAAACACCGTTCGGCCTCGCGTCTTATGTCTTTACGAACAACTACGCACGGGCGATGCGGACGATTGAGCAACTCGATTACGGCATCGTCGGCTGGAATGATGGTGTTCCATCTGCTGCCCAAGCACCATTCGGTGGCATGAAGCAATCAGGAATCGGACGCGAAGGTGGATCAGAAGGTCTCGAAGCGTACCTTGAAACAAAATATGTTTCAATTGGAGGAATGGACGCATGA
- a CDS encoding glycoside hydrolase family 13 protein, which produces MTQMIPRPETAQKTLTRAWWKEAVAYQIYPRSFYDANNDGIGDIPGIIAKLDYLKDLGVDVLWICPMFKSPNDDNGYDISDYEDIMDEFGTMADFNLLMEEAHKRDIKVLLDLVVNHTSDEHPWFLESRSSKDNEKRDWYIWKDAVNGGEPNNWESIFGGSAWEYDEKTEQYFLHVFSRRQPDLNWQNKDMRQAVYTMINWWLDKGIDGFRIDAISHINKDQSFADLPNPLGMPHVPSFEMHMNVEGIHEYLEELKDETFSKYDIMTVGEANGVTPEEADLWVGEENGKMNMVFQFEHMDLWRSDAEKGVDVVKLKQVLTKWQKGLEETGWNALYLENHDKVRSVSLWGDEEQYWKQSAKSLAMMYFFMQGTPFIYQGQEIGMTNVQFPDIADYDDVATKNMYNMQLASGKTHEEIMEVIWNSSRDNSRTPMQWTNEQNGGFSSQSPWFGVNPNFADINVASQQADEDSILNFYKRMIQIRKAEETLIYGEYDLILPEDEKVYAYTRTLGDEQFLIVTNLKGEAADIDTDIILHSDNLVLGNYETAYHEGTELALRPFEARLYRVR; this is translated from the coding sequence ATGACACAAATGATACCGCGCCCAGAAACGGCCCAAAAAACTCTAACACGCGCTTGGTGGAAAGAAGCTGTCGCTTATCAAATCTACCCACGAAGCTTCTACGACGCAAACAACGATGGAATCGGCGATATTCCGGGTATCATCGCAAAACTCGATTATTTGAAAGATTTAGGTGTCGACGTTCTTTGGATCTGTCCGATGTTTAAATCACCGAATGATGATAATGGATATGACATCAGCGACTATGAAGATATCATGGATGAATTCGGGACGATGGCAGACTTCAACCTCTTAATGGAAGAAGCGCACAAACGCGATATTAAAGTATTGCTTGATTTGGTCGTCAACCATACATCGGACGAACACCCGTGGTTCCTCGAATCGCGTTCTTCAAAAGACAATGAAAAACGCGACTGGTACATTTGGAAAGATGCCGTCAATGGTGGGGAACCGAACAACTGGGAAAGCATCTTTGGTGGATCCGCATGGGAATATGACGAAAAGACAGAACAATACTTTCTACATGTCTTCTCACGCCGCCAACCAGATTTGAACTGGCAAAACAAAGACATGCGTCAAGCGGTCTACACGATGATTAATTGGTGGCTCGATAAAGGAATCGACGGGTTCCGAATCGATGCCATCAGCCACATCAATAAAGACCAATCATTTGCCGATTTACCAAACCCACTCGGCATGCCACACGTGCCATCGTTTGAGATGCACATGAATGTTGAGGGGATCCATGAGTACTTGGAAGAACTTAAGGATGAAACGTTTTCGAAGTACGACATCATGACAGTCGGTGAAGCGAATGGTGTTACACCGGAAGAAGCAGATCTTTGGGTCGGCGAAGAGAACGGAAAAATGAACATGGTCTTCCAGTTCGAGCATATGGATTTATGGCGGTCAGATGCTGAAAAAGGTGTCGACGTCGTCAAACTGAAACAAGTTTTGACGAAGTGGCAAAAAGGGCTTGAAGAAACAGGCTGGAATGCACTTTACCTTGAAAACCACGATAAGGTCCGGTCCGTCTCACTTTGGGGAGATGAAGAGCAGTACTGGAAACAAAGTGCGAAGTCGCTCGCGATGATGTACTTCTTTATGCAGGGGACGCCATTCATCTACCAAGGGCAGGAAATCGGGATGACGAACGTTCAATTCCCGGACATCGCGGATTATGATGATGTCGCGACGAAAAACATGTACAACATGCAACTGGCATCCGGTAAAACACATGAAGAAATCATGGAAGTCATCTGGAACTCGTCGCGTGACAATTCCCGGACACCAATGCAGTGGACGAACGAACAAAATGGCGGATTCTCTTCACAGTCGCCGTGGTTCGGTGTCAATCCGAACTTTGCGGACATCAATGTCGCGTCACAGCAAGCAGACGAAGATTCGATTCTTAACTTCTACAAACGGATGATTCAAATCCGGAAAGCAGAAGAAACGTTGATTTACGGAGAATACGATTTGATTTTACCGGAAGATGAAAAAGTCTATGCCTACACGCGGACACTGGGTGACGAACAATTCTTGATCGTCACGAACTTAAAAGGTGAAGCAGCAGACATCGATACGGACATCATCCTCCATTCGGATAATCTGGTGCTCGGTAACTACGAGACAGCCTATCATGAAGGAACGGAACTGGCGCTGCGTCCATTCGAAGCACGTCTGTACCGAGTACGATAA
- a CDS encoding DUF1934 domain-containing protein has protein sequence MKPKRYPVLLRQVTTIQDDAMRESVDLEAEGMLFETKDGFAVKFVQEDEQPIDTTIKWSHDQVALNRKGPVSMHHVFILGQQTKSGYESQFGQMLMQTETHTIEMLDQEMRFTYDLMMNHQAVGTYTIELTWKRSETDGV, from the coding sequence GTGAAACCAAAACGTTATCCCGTCCTGCTGCGGCAAGTGACGACGATTCAAGATGACGCGATGCGTGAATCCGTCGATCTCGAAGCAGAAGGTATGCTGTTCGAGACGAAGGACGGTTTTGCGGTGAAATTCGTACAAGAAGACGAGCAACCGATTGATACGACGATCAAATGGTCGCATGATCAAGTTGCGTTGAACCGTAAAGGACCTGTTTCAATGCACCACGTGTTCATTTTAGGACAACAAACGAAGAGTGGGTATGAAAGTCAATTTGGTCAGATGTTGATGCAGACGGAAACCCATACGATTGAAATGCTCGACCAAGAGATGCGCTTCACCTACGATTTGATGATGAATCATCAGGCGGTCGGAACGTATACGATTGAATTAACATGGAAACGGAGTGAGACAGATGGCGTTTGA